A region of Haliotis asinina isolate JCU_RB_2024 chromosome 9, JCU_Hal_asi_v2, whole genome shotgun sequence DNA encodes the following proteins:
- the LOC137296218 gene encoding beta-1,3-galactosyltransferase 1-like: protein MSSHTTVSRMLSPIRWTRRFKMKTWRLTLALCFVCIMYLLRSRYPFETDSPEDNIAREVSTVSEVVRYLSLNDTDDVDVWDNLHQYKFSMNSRNCKGKPSVVAIVHTALHHVKKREKIRQTLKGSDTVHGSLLTVVFFVGQTTNASLQEAVKREWKEYRDIVQGNFIDSYHNLTHKHMMGYHWVLTFCEHVRYVIKMDDDVIIHTNNVLRYLLANPVPDGNILCSLLIHGRRQKKGKWNMPEKEYPFPWYPPYCGGFTYITTLPVVKRLYDTSAHIKSIWIDDTYVTGILALASNTTLLALPKGTKF from the exons ATGTCCAGTCATACAACTGTATCCAG AATGCTTAGTCCTATCCGGTGGACGAGACGGTTCAAGATGAAGACATGGCGGTTGACACTAGCGCTCTGCTTCGTGTGTATTATGTATTTGCTGAGAAGTCGCTACCCTTTTGAAACGGATTCTCCAGAAGACAATATCGCACGCGAAGTGTCTACAGTCAGTGAAGTCGTGCGATATTTAAGCCTTAACgacactgatgatgttgatgtttgggATAATTTACACCAGTACAAATTCTCAATGAACTCCAGAAACTGCAAGGGGAAACCCTCTGTGGTGGCGATAGTTCATACTGCTTTACACCACGTCAAAAAGCGGGAGAAGATCAGACAGACACTCAAGGGATCAGACACTGTACATGGGTCATTATTGACTGTTGTTTTCTTTGTGGGACAAACTACCAATGCATCATTACAGGAAGCAGTTAAAAGAGAATGGAAGGAATATCGAGACATTGTGCAAGGGAATTTCATAGATTCTTACCACAATCTCACCCACAAGCACATGATGGGTTATCACTGGGTTCTCACGTTCTGTGAACATGTGCGTTATGTTATCAAAATGGACGATGATGTCATTATACATACAAACAACGTGTTGCGGTACTTACTGGCCAACCCTGTCCCAGATGGGAATATACTCTGTTCCCTTCTCATACATGGCAGACGACAGAAGAAAGGAAAGTGGAATATGCCCGAGAAGGAGTACCCATTCCCCTGGTATCCCCCATATTGTGGAGGGTTTACCTACATAACAACGCTGCCTGTTGTCAAGAGACTGTACGACACTTCAGCTCACATCAAGTCCATATGGATTGATGATACTTATGTCACCGGTATTTTAGCACTTGCATCCAATACAACACTGCTAGCATTGCCTAAAGGGACGAAGTTTTGA